Sequence from the Zeugodacus cucurbitae isolate PBARC_wt_2022May chromosome 5, idZeuCucr1.2, whole genome shotgun sequence genome:
AGCAATTACACACATGTATGGTGAATTGGTATATTACATTtgcacataaacatacatatacaaagtacaTGTTTATGCGTGCATATATGTACACCTGTAAGTGTTGCTGGTGCGTTTCTTACTGGTGGGCATACTTATATGAAACTATATGTAACTACGACTGACTGATGTTACGGGCACCGAACCGCTTCAACATTGCATTTCACCTGTACGCGGCACGtccaatgaaaaaattaagactgtgaatttaatttcatttattctcGTTCACTttgataatgaaaaatatatgtatatgtatgctgtATGTGTGTGATACAATACATCGGCTTTGAACCAGTCCAAAGTGTGAATTGCGGTTTGCGCCAATGCACCAAAATGACCGTTCAGTCACAACACTGACCATATACATAAACTCATGTAATTTCGTTGCTATTTGGATTATTTTCATGCACCTGTAACTTTCTATTTCATATGTACAATATTCGAGTTAATTATTGTAGACTCGTAATGTAGAATGAACTCTGCTGTATTTGCGGctcagttaattaatttttgatttacacACACCATAGGACATGAcacattcaaattttcaaataagtaaatatatgcataaacaTTTCGTATACGTGTACTTCCCATATGTGATGTGCATatgtaaaaagcaaaaatatatgctTAATATAATTGATTTAGTATCTAAAggcaatttcgaaaaaaaaatttctgttaGATTTAATCGaataatactcgtatatattctCCATTCTGACTAATTTGCGTACATTactaataatatgaaataattgaaGAATTGTGTTAAGTTGCGGTTACCGATTTTACCTCTGTGAGGCTCATTGTTTCAAATCGTGCTAATATTTCTTTAACGGATACTTTGCACTCGCCAGGTTCTTCAAGAATGGTTTCCATACGACCAACAGAACCGCTGCTTGCCAGGCTTGGTCGTCGCTTAGTTGAAATTTGCTGTTGATTATTAGTGATCTTAGAGTTGCCGTTATAGGTATCGTTGTTATTGATGTTTACATCAGTAGTCATTATCAATGCATTCTCATATCCGTTTTCCGAGTTACATTGGTCACGATAAGCTTCTGTTTCTCCATCGCCGTTGGCCCCAGGCCCACTAATACTACTTTGCTGTGCAAATTCCGATTCGTTACTTTgatagttttgttgtttttgttgaataGAACTCCAAGTTGTTTCAGGAGAATCAGGAATTTGTACAATAtctcttttgttgttattatttgcatCTCTTTGGTTGTCTCCGTTTTCACtaagtttaaaaatgttattgcCATTACTGTTGTTGCTATCACTGCGGTTGCTATATGTTTCATATCTGTAAATCTTGCCAAGAGTTTCGTTGGCATTCTTTTGACTATCACTATCACCACAGTAACCTTTATCGTCACTAGCTTGTGTCCAACACTTCTCTTCATCGTCCTCCGCACTCCATGCATTTTCAAAGTCAACATCATGACTCAAAGATGAGCATTGTTCATTGAATTCGCGAATTGTTTCATCTGTTAATTGATCCAAATCGCTACGACGATGTACCTGAACAGCAGTTGTGCCAGTTATGTGTGCAATTTCAGCATCATCCGAATCGGTATAAACCAAATCTTGATTATCGAATGCGTCTTCGGCATCAGTTAGCTGATTTAAGGAATCTAAAGATGCTGTTCGCGTGAGCGTTTCATCAAAAGATTCTAGTTCTTTCTGATTTTGTTCACTTGCACATTGTACGCAAGAATTTAAAGCACATTCCTCAGACTGGAACGTGCTCAACACACTATTACTACGCACCCCATGCTCTATTTGAGCCGTTAACTTCCGCCCGGGAAGTAATGCATTGCTCTGGAGtagcttaaaattattaaatttgtcaTTGTTCATTTTGTTGATCAAAGACTCAACTTTATTGACAATACTGCTGAATTTATGATGAGAAGAGCCACTACTGTGGCTGCTTTGAGATTTAGAAGATGACATTGATTGCGCTTGAGATGTCATTTTTGCTACGTACGTATGATTAAACACTTTAAGGAACTTTTAGTCCATTTTTCAGACACATATCCATTATACACAATGTTCGATGTGTTTAACTCTAACTTCATTTAAATTCACTGGCACACATGTCTGCAGgcatatactcatatgtatatatctatttcCACTGTTTAAATCATATCTGGCATCTTGTTTTAGTTACTGTAAAACAAGTGAAAGTTGTATATGCGCACCGATTAGCACCGACCGCGCACCAAACTCTCTGCGCAATTAAAAGGCCGTAATTGGCTAAGTAACCGACTGAGCTGCTTCGTGCCACTGTCAACGAACTCTATGCGCGCACTAGTTATTGTCAATTGACCAAATACCAGCTGCTGAACACTGTAATTACGTTTACGCATTTATCCATTGGAGTAAGAACGGTTTCAAAGTATCTTGTAATACTTTGCTATTATTATACTCGGACTCGTATTCAACATGTAATGTTcactttttattatcttttatatttgTGATGTAGCCGAACTAACTGCGCTCTAACCGGATGTACAATAACTCTGACAGTCTGACATTTACTGatcgttttattattttacgttCGTAGCTGAAAGGAAGCTGCACAAAGCGGTTACAAAATGCAACTATTTGCTTGACCGTCTCTTATCCCGTTAAACCTCGAATAATACCAtttgttagaaaataaaaacaaaaaactttccGCAAGTATGCGATTAAACGGTGAATTTTCCGCACAGCTGTAGTAGCCACTGAAGCTCGTTTGTCGCGACTAAAGATTTGAAAATCGTGGAGCACTCACTTGACCATTTCACCAACCAAGCAATCGTCGACCGAAAGCCAAGCGATGgcattatataaatacatatgcacattgtacacttatgtatgtatgtatgtgcgtcagTGCATAAATGGCTGAATGTGGCTAAATACTCATTCGAGTGTGTTTCAGTGCAGTTTTTTTTGCCGTATGACTATCCATAGAGTCGCTTATTGTGCCCATGATCAACTTTGAGTTAGAGAGTGGTATTCgttgtctatatacatacataccataaGTATACGTATGTGCGTGTATGCATGGATAGttgggtatatacatacatgtgtacagaTGTCTATGAAGAACTCGCCACTACGTTTGAAATGCCTTTTGTCATTGTAGTTGTAGTGCTTTGGACGTGCTCTTAGCCCGAAAATGtggaaatttaattgaatgaactgtattttttagtttaattgtgGTGCATGAAagctttcatattttgtttGGTAAATATTAATGTATTCATGGATCGATGATAGGGTTTACAACATCACtcatatgcatgcatatattgTGAATTTGTGAACATTTAGAGTTATAAAAACTGTGTAATAGGCTTACCTAAACAGTCATAATTgttgattataaaatatttcatatttaacttGCTTGCAACAATGATACAATTTTATGATACAGAGACAcatattaaacatacatatatagagtacAAAAGACCTTGTGCCCATGAAACTTTGCCTTCACCAAATGCGCTAGCCTTTAtcatttgacatttttgtttccattgtaaaaaatatgaataaaaccaTTTGAATCGTTGGGGCTTTAAGCCGGTTTTTGAGTGGTGCGATTGCATAGGTCGCTTTAGTAATCAATCTGTTTGTAATCAtggtttgtttacaaatttgatTTGGCCGGCATTTCACTTCCGTCCGCTATTTTCAGTTTATCTTTGTGTTTACATATCTTATTTTAAGCTCTTAAAATGATTGACACTATTTTTAGTAAAGCATTTGCAATTCTGACACAAGTGTTAATATGAATCAGTGTGTTCTTTTATGGAAATTAAGATAAGCAGTCTCTTCatgttttattaaacacatcgcttataatatatatatatgtatgtatgtgtaaatgtagatagtttatatatgtaaagtgTTGAATTACCTTGCGATACTCCTGGATAAATGTAGTTATCATCGCCTGAATGGAAGCCGTCCGAGCTGCGTGCAACGCCAAATGTTCCCCACTACGCAAATTTAACTGCAGTGAAGCAGGTCGAGGAAGTGTGATTGCATTTTGGATTTCGCTTAATGAAATGGATTGCACAACAATCAAATATTCTGCATCTCGTCGTGCTAAGTAAATACCATTGTGCGAAATACCCATTATTGAAACATCGGGATATTGTGGAGCGCCCTGTACTGCAAATAGACGCGCGAAATAGAGTGGCCAAGCGCGTGCCATGTCGATCAGGTGACGTTTAACCAATGCTCTAACATTTTGATTGCATATGGTCTCAACCGTTACACCATGCCCGTTTAGCATACTCACTGCCACAGATTTCTCTTGCGGAGAGATGCGTAAACAAGGAGTTATTCCAAAAACGTCGGATACTACCTGTGCGAAGAGTAAGTCTAATGCAATAGGAGGGCCTATAGATTCATTCGGATGAAAGACTTCTTTACGAACACGTAGTCTCCATGGCACCCTATTGTAGGTGAAACAAGCGGTTGCTGGGCTTTTAATAGAAGGAGGAGCTGGGACAGGTGCTGGTATAGCTGGCAATGGCCATTCGTCGCCACCATCAGTCTCTTCTTCGCGACGTGTGCTTTGTGACAATTCTGTGGAAGCTGACGATTTTCGTTTAcgttctttttcatatttttgcgcCATATGTGTTCGAAATGTGGCGGGACCAGTGATTGGGGAGGCATTGGTGCTGGTTGAAGCCGTGCTTTGTTTCTGAACGGCAATTATCGAAGGTTGTGAAAACTTACGTTCCATTTGAGAAACTATGGACGATTTATCAGCGCGTTCGACGGTAGCCATTATGACCTTGGGTGGTGCCGGATGATATACCTTGTTGCTCTCCTTTTCACGTTCAACTTGCCTTATTTCGTAGATACGTTCCCGTTTTTCACGTTCTTTTTCCTTTTCTCGATCGCTACCACTTGAGGAAGGACCTTCAACTTCCGCCCGATCCCAAACAGATTCCGAAAAGTCATCGCGATCACGGGAACGCGAACGTGATCTTGATCGCTCTCGCTCATTTTTAATCTCCTTCTTAAAACTAGTTTCGTACACCATATCAAGTTTGGCCGCTTCCGCACGTCCCCAGGAGTCATAAGTCTCCTTTGAATCATCAGAGCCATTCCAGTTATGTCGAGCTCCGAATGTGTCACGGTCCTGTCGTTGTATAAATGCTGGAATGTCTTTACCATTTTGACTACGGAAGATAACATCATCTTCTTCAAATTCGAGTAGAGTAGGTGGTGTTTTCGGTGCTGGTGGTGGTGCTGGTGGTGCAATCGATGGGGGGCGTATGGGTGGTGGTGGAGCCGGAACGCTTGGAGCTGGAGGCACTCCACTGGGCCAAATTGGTGGTGGGGAAAGCTTACCCTCCATACGTTCAATTTGTGTACGCACTGAGGGCAAGTCCTTATCATGCTTGTTTTCCATGTTCAGAAAATGTCCACTTAGTTGCTGTTGTAACATCAATTTCCTAGTATCCTCCAGTTTAGCTGGGGTCCTCTGTTCTGACTTTGTACTAACTGTTGAACGGACAGAATGACCAGCAGTTACTTGTTCCAATCTTTGACGCATTTCAGAACTTAATTTTAGTTTCCCAACACTTCCTGGTGGAGGTCTTTCAGCACCAATCTCGAAGCTCTTTTTAGCCACTTTCGTCGTTACtaatgtttgctgttgttgctgttctatTACTTCTTTGTTAGCAATTTTACTCCCAGTTGTTTCAATCTTAAGAGTTGTTCGCACCATCTGAGTATGCATCGGTGGCATATTAGAAACAGGCGACGGGCTCTTAGAGGTATCGATTTCAAATTCCTCCCATTCCATTGCTGAGCCCGTTAACGAACCGTTACTGCTGTGAAATTGTGATTGCGGTGTATTTTTTCGTTGAGATTGCCGcattttgaaagcaaaaaagTCCTCCTCAGTTTCAAACTGAGGGGCGTCCTGTGGTGGTGGCCAACGCCATTTGCCTATTCTTACAGTTTTCGCTCGTCCATAGGGATCAAGAAAATGACGTGTTTCAGATGGGTCTTTAGCTTCTATAGGTGGAGGCATAGGCGGAGGTGGTGGAGGAGGTATTAGCGATCCTACACTTTCTGATGAAGCTTTTCTGTTTCGGTCATTCTCAGAAAATTGAGATATTCTATTTTTAACGCTTTGTTTGCGAACATTATTTTGAACCACTGATGGTGATGAGTTGACGCTAGTCATTACAGTGTTTGTTGTGTGACTGCTCTGTTGAACTGTTGCTAAGACGGGTACTAATGGTGGTGAGGTTGTGCCCGTAGGTGTATCCTGCTGGCTGAGTAATGTTTGTAAAGCCTGATTCTGAGCCAATAATTGCTGTTGAATTTGTAAGTTTTGGGCCATTGCAGATTGGAGGAATGCGCGTTGAACGTGCTGTTGATATAAATTAGGATCCGTTTCCGGTGGGATATTAATCATTTGCATAATATTATCAGCATTTGAAATCAAGGGACTTATTGGACTAACGACCGGTGAAGTGACGAAACTTGCATTAGATgtggattgtgtgtgtgtggtaccACCCCCTTTAATTATCTCTATTAGCTCAGCTTGCTTCGTTAGTGTGTTAACTGCGTCATTGATAAATATCGGCTTAAATAGTCCCGTTATGTACTCATCCAAATTATCAGTAGATGATTCGTCATTACCATCTTTTTCATCGCCACCaccttttattttttcacaaaggGCATCCacatttgtaaaaagatctaCAGAGGATTGAAGAGTATTTGGTGCTTCTAAAAACTCGTAAAAATCAGTGCAGTTTTTAGCATTCTCTAAACATCTCTCTCCGCCTCCTCTTATACTTGCTGCCAATGATCTTGCATCTGATAATTCATCCAACGATCCATCTAATACAGGGCTAAATAAATCATCAAGAAATTGATCGACATCCGAAGCTTGCGATGGTACACGTACACGACGGACGTGCGAAGCTAACGATGGCGCTTCACTCGTGTCAGACATTGCTGAAGAACGGGTTGCATACTCAGATTTGTCCATGTATTTGCTTGAATGAGAGCCAGCGTGTGATCGACGACCAGCATGTTGGGATTTTTGATAACGAGGACCCGTTTCTTTACCCATGGGTGTCAAACGCTCTGCAGAGTGATATCTATCATTTAGTCGACTTTCAGATAGACCAAGATTTGTTAAGGGCTCTGGTTCAGGAGTTGGATCAAGATCAGCGACATCTCCTGCTAGCAGATCATCTAAAGACTTTGATCGATTTTTGTCTTGTTCAAAATATCTTTCATTAAGTACGGAACTTCGTGAGAGCAAATCTCTAGATGTTTTCCTAACAGGAGGCTCTATTTTAGGCTCGGCGATAGGAGATTCTTTTGATGGAATAATTTTAGCCTTTGGAGGTTCTGGAGGTGGAATTTGTGGCCTTTTCGGGCTACTTGACTCGGAATCCGGCATATTTGTTCGCACAAACTTGGCACCAGTTTTGAAAAGGTCACTACGGACAGCAGGGAAGGCTGGACACAATTCTTTCTCTGAGATTAAATCTAAAACATAATCCAAACCGCATGAATCAGTGATCAACTTGCCATCATCTAAGACGACTGTCCAGCCACGATTTGATATCCCAAGGGTGGATATAGCTAGCGAAGCTGCTTCTTCACAAGTCGTCCATGAATCAATTGCAACAGTTTGAGAAGTATCGTCTGGCATCGTTAAAGAAACTGCGATATCCGACATTTTGGAGATAGCTCGCCATTCAACCCAGGATGGTACAAAGTTTCGACAAGCATTTGCTTGCGCATTATTGGAATTACGTAAAATCTTTTTCAAGAGAAGTTCTTTCATTGAGGATGGAGCATTGTCCATTATGAACTTcatcaaatatttgttaaaagcaGGACCCGGTTGGAAACATGATAAACATTGTGCCATCAACTGCCATATACGTTGAGAGTTGGACTCCTCTGCATTATAAACTTGATTACATAGTTGAACCAATATCTCGTCTCTTAGCCCACGAGAGGATAATCCTTTGTGTACAATATAATCGGAGAgaactttttctttatttccatCTAAAGTCTTATCATTTGTCCATCGAAGAATTAATTTGAATACTGCCAGAGAATCTTGAAAATCTTGGTCTCGGGACGCTGCTCTTGTGAGAAATGGTGTTACAATCGGCTCCCGGCGTGGTGATAAACGCATGCCATTGCAATATACGGAGCTGAATTTACCAAAAGAGAATTGATCCAAATCTTTTGGCAAATCTCCCGCTACAGGAGGTCCTGGTACGGTACCAACTACTTTAACAAGATGACGATCACCATGCACTGGTGTCCAGCCGTCTATCTTTGAATAAATAAACGCTAGTTCTGCTGGTATGTCCAAGTAAGCTATTTGGCTACGTTCTATATGCTCCTTTGCGAGCTTTTTGGCTTCTCGTTCTTTCTGTGCTTTCTGTATTTCCAATCGACGTTTATATTCAGCCTTAAGTTTGGCAACTCTCTTTCGATCCATCTTGCCGCGCCATAATGACTGAACTTGAACTACACTCTTCTTAAGCTGTGAATATTTTTCTGATTCGCGATGACCACGCCATGTTGATTGAATCTTTGTAGCAGCTGTCTTTTTGCGGTGCATGTGACGCCGAACTAACATGCCGCGAACATTCTTTTGTATAATAACTGCTGCAGACTTAAGGCGATCTGAACGTCCACTTTCTAACATTCGATGTAGGGCTTCTCGTAGAAATACACGGGTAGCACCTAGTTGGAAATCTGGTCCTTCTATACCGGTACGTGGTAAAGATTCCAGTAAAATGCGACACAATTCACGATATGGTGTACCGCGAGGAAGTGGGGTACGTAGAAGATGGCGGTAGCGTTCAACAAAGTGTTGAAATTTCAAACGAACTGGATAACCCTTTTGCCTAATTTGAATAGTATCAAGCATACCTAAATAACGTAGTTGTTGTAGAACACAAGGCATGTCCATTTTCAACGCATGTTTTTCGTTATTTGGTTTGATGCATCGCACGAACCACGGATTACAGCGTCCCATTGATTGAAGAAGTTGCTGCAGTGAGTCGGAGAATCTAGCTGCGACTGTGGGTGTACGTGGCTTCATGGTTACAAATCGACCATTGCTTCCTTTCGGAAGAGTTTTGCCGGAATCACGTTGAGCACGTAATTGCTTTGTTAAATCAACTACTAACTGCAATTTACTCGATGCTAACAGCTCCAATACATCACCTCGCAAAGCATCTCGGTTTTTATCCAAAAACCCATCAACGCAGTACCATACTTGGCCAGCGTAATGTGTTATACCGAACTCTTGAGCACCTATTCGTGGTCGAGAATATAGCTCATTGAGTGCATGATTATAGTGACACTTTTCCAAGAAACTCATATCTGTTGCACGAGGAAAATTGGATTCGTCATCTAGTAAGTGAAATATTCCAACCGGTTTTTTAGCTAGCAAATGAATGACTGGCAAATTGTCATCCCACGTAAGCGGGGTCCACTCAAGTCGCTCCCGGGAGTATTCAGCTTGTTCCAGTTTAAAAACatgtttattgaaatataattgtAGATTTTCATTGGCGTAGTTTATACACAATTGTTCAAATGAATTCTCCACAAGGTCTTCGAAGCCAAATATATCCAAAATTGATATACGATGGGCGTCATGAGTACCACCTTTCTGTACTATAGAGTTTATGCGCGATACCAGCCAATTGAAAAGCCCAGCATACAATGCCTTAGCGAAGGCGTCTCGAGAATCAAGCGCCTGATCAATACCAAGTGGAGTATGCAAACGTTCCGATCGAGCCTCGGTGATTCGACTAGTTAATGCTCGGTGAAGTCCATCGGCAGATATGTGCAACAAATGTGCCGCCCACTTGATCTCAGCATCAGATCCAACTTCTACACCTTCTTGACCGTGACGCAATTGGCGACGATGAAAGTACACATTTCCCAAATGTAGCACCGAAGCCAATACCCGTATAATGCCCTCGCGTTCGCCCTCTGAAACACCTAAGACTTGCATGGCGCTTTGAAGAGAGTCCCAATCGACTCGCCCAGGTGTGCAGTCTGTAGCAccttgatttaaataaaaatatttgtcagcCTCAAGAAGACCATATTTTGTCCGCTCAGCCTCAGATAATCCACCAAGCATTTCATAGAAAACATGATAATTTCTCTCTCCAGGCGCTTGTGTTACAATACGAGatttttccaataaatattGAGTAATTTTTGCTCCGACAATTGCGCCATTTTTGAAGTAAACCTCAAGGTATTTCCCGAATCGAGAACTGTTATCATTGCGAGCTGTTCGAGCATTACCAAACGCTTCTAGCAGTGGTGCTGCCTCAAGTATTTGTTCAGCAATGACGGCCGACGCAGAACCACCACCCGGAACTACAGCAGCCAAATATTGCATTACTAGTTTAGTTGACTCCGTTTTTCCTGAGCCCGATTCTCCCGATATCACTACCACCTGAGGTAATGGTAATGCGGCATGTGCTGCTGCTCCTATGGCAAACAAGTGTGGTGGCATTGTACCCAAAGGTTTTCCAGCGTATTTCTTAGCCACCTCTAGTCCATAAGAATCGGGAAACATTTTATATGGATTAACGGCAATTAAAATGCTGCCAGCGAAGGTATAAATTAGACCTTTGTCGTAGCGCAAACGTAAGTTCCATAGTAATGAAGCTTCGTGAAGATCCTCCAACATTGTCATATCATCTACACCACTACTTCCAAGATCTTGTCGCGGGCGCAAGTTTCCCTCACCTGGTTGCAGTGCAAATGTCTGGGCCTAAAAAAGAAAACAGGAatagtataattaaaaaatgtacatacatacatacatattattattataagctgCTTGCAAACAAGTTTTACATCGttgcacatatgcatgtgtatgtaatgTTTTGGATATTTAACAGTTACGAACGTGTTTCGCTATGACATCGCTGCAAATTGTTGAAAGCTTTTTCACATACTGCGGGTAGCGATTTTTTGCTTTGCGCTCCTGATCATGTTGCTGCTTTAATTGCAGTTTCGCATACTGAGCGTTCATAGAAGGAACATTCTCTAGACTTGGTGGCCGTTGGCGACGCAGAATTTGTGGGGATAAAACCGCTATTGACGGCGATGGAGCCGGACTGGGTGTGATGGAACCGCACCGCTGCCATGGTTCCAGATGAAAGCGGACAATACGCATGTTTTTTGTAGAATACAAAATCTCTTGCTATGCTGTTGCTTTTCTTTGGATTTTGATAAATAACAAACGAACGCCGTATGGAAACTACATGTCTGCACTTTGCAATGTCAGTTAATAGAATGGACTGTTGTTAGCTTAAAAGAGATATCGGCGGTTGCCTAGGTGAAGATGCATGCAACTACTCTCCACAACTCACACTACTCTTGTTGGAGatattatagatacatacatattaacgtCGCTGACCAAGATATGACCGAGAAACTTGTTACAGTGTTTCTGTGAGTAATTGTTGATTTGTTGAGCATTGCAATATTACGAGTAAGAGTCCTTCGCCATACAGGTTCGATTtgactttttgatttttcttcgATGCTATGATAACGCTTTTCGCGTTTTGCTGTATTGTACTCTAAAAGTCTCTTTGATTCAGCGCgtataaacaattattattttctttatgataaAACTTTAATAATAAGTAAGATCTTGAAACTACAAAGTGAAGCTACTTGcggactattttttatttatgtagacATTGTTAATGAAAGCTTATAAATGGATCTTGTATATTGAGTATATATTTAAAcctaatttatttgaatttactaACCTTTCCCTTGATGAGCGCCTGCACAACAATTACTTGTGCGGCACGATGCACCTCCTGTATTTCACCAGGTATAGGATGACCCACACCAGGGTCAAACCATACCAAATCACCTTCCACCCAATCCATTTCCTACAAAGTATCTGTCTTATCTTCTGAGTATGCGGTACAAGTCGTCTTTTGTGTATGCGAtagaaatttactttttatattaattactaATTAACATAAGCATTTCTGTAAAAGataagattttaaaaataatttagatattaacaatatacaaaaatgtgtgtgtgattttaaatttttctaaacaCAATCAAATACATTCGCTCAAGTCATTTTGGCCGGTGTATTTCTGTTTACTCATATCCGATGAGTCAAcattacaaacacatacattgctagaaaaaaattattttgaatccaACGCTAATCAACCAATAAACAAACCTTCTCACGTCGGTTTGGCACCTTTCACACTATTTACACACTTTCACCGTCACCCTACGCATCGTAAATGGCTCAACGCTGACTGTAGGcatacaaaattgtttatttcaattataaatgctacataaattttaaatatttttgcaaaaaaaaatgaga
This genomic interval carries:
- the LOC105212727 gene encoding unconventional myosin-XV, translated to MDWVEGDLVWFDPGVGHPIPGEIQEVHRAAQVIVVQALIKGKAQTFALQPGEGNLRPRQDLGSSGVDDMTMLEDLHEASLLWNLRLRYDKGLIYTFAGSILIAVNPYKMFPDSYGLEVAKKYAGKPLGTMPPHLFAIGAAAHAALPLPQVVVISGESGSGKTESTKLVMQYLAAVVPGGGSASAVIAEQILEAAPLLEAFGNARTARNDNSSRFGKYLEVYFKNGAIVGAKITQYLLEKSRIVTQAPGERNYHVFYEMLGGLSEAERTKYGLLEADKYFYLNQGATDCTPGRVDWDSLQSAMQVLGVSEGEREGIIRVLASVLHLGNVYFHRRQLRHGQEGVEVGSDAEIKWAAHLLHISADGLHRALTSRITEARSERLHTPLGIDQALDSRDAFAKALYAGLFNWLVSRINSIVQKGGTHDAHRISILDIFGFEDLVENSFEQLCINYANENLQLYFNKHVFKLEQAEYSRERLEWTPLTWDDNLPVIHLLAKKPVGIFHLLDDESNFPRATDMSFLEKCHYNHALNELYSRPRIGAQEFGITHYAGQVWYCVDGFLDKNRDALRGDVLELLASSKLQLVVDLTKQLRAQRDSGKTLPKGSNGRFVTMKPRTPTVAARFSDSLQQLLQSMGRCNPWFVRCIKPNNEKHALKMDMPCVLQQLRYLGMLDTIQIRQKGYPVRLKFQHFVERYRHLLRTPLPRGTPYRELCRILLESLPRTGIEGPDFQLGATRVFLREALHRMLESGRSDRLKSAAVIIQKNVRGMLVRRHMHRKKTAATKIQSTWRGHRESEKYSQLKKSVVQVQSLWRGKMDRKRVAKLKAEYKRRLEIQKAQKEREAKKLAKEHIERSQIAYLDIPAELAFIYSKIDGWTPVHGDRHLVKVVGTVPGPPVAGDLPKDLDQFSFGKFSSVYCNGMRLSPRREPIVTPFLTRAASRDQDFQDSLAVFKLILRWTNDKTLDGNKEKVLSDYIVHKGLSSRGLRDEILVQLCNQVYNAEESNSQRIWQLMAQCLSCFQPGPAFNKYLMKFIMDNAPSSMKELLLKKILRNSNNAQANACRNFVPSWVEWRAISKMSDIAVSLTMPDDTSQTVAIDSWTTCEEAASLAISTLGISNRGWTVVLDDGKLITDSCGLDYVLDLISEKELCPAFPAVRSDLFKTGAKFVRTNMPDSESSSPKRPQIPPPEPPKAKIIPSKESPIAEPKIEPPVRKTSRDLLSRSSVLNERYFEQDKNRSKSLDDLLAGDVADLDPTPEPEPLTNLGLSESRLNDRYHSAERLTPMGKETGPRYQKSQHAGRRSHAGSHSSKYMDKSEYATRSSAMSDTSEAPSLASHVRRVRVPSQASDVDQFLDDLFSPVLDGSLDELSDARSLAASIRGGGERCLENAKNCTDFYEFLEAPNTLQSSVDLFTNVDALCEKIKGGGDEKDGNDESSTDNLDEYITGLFKPIFINDAVNTLTKQAELIEIIKGGGTTHTQSTSNASFVTSPVVSPISPLISNADNIMQMINIPPETDPNLYQQHVQRAFLQSAMAQNLQIQQQLLAQNQALQTLLSQQDTPTGTTSPPLVPVLATVQQSSHTTNTVMTSVNSSPSVVQNNVRKQSVKNRISQFSENDRNRKASSESVGSLIPPPPPPPMPPPIEAKDPSETRHFLDPYGRAKTVRIGKWRWPPPQDAPQFETEEDFFAFKMRQSQRKNTPQSQFHSSNGSLTGSAMEWEEFEIDTSKSPSPVSNMPPMHTQMVRTTLKIETTGSKIANKEVIEQQQQQTLVTTKVAKKSFEIGAERPPPGSVGKLKLSSEMRQRLEQVTAGHSVRSTVSTKSEQRTPAKLEDTRKLMLQQQLSGHFLNMENKHDKDLPSVRTQIERMEGKLSPPPIWPSGVPPAPSVPAPPPPIRPPSIAPPAPPPAPKTPPTLLEFEEDDVIFRSQNGKDIPAFIQRQDRDTFGARHNWNGSDDSKETYDSWGRAEAAKLDMVYETSFKKEIKNERERSRSRSRSRDRDDFSESVWDRAEVEGPSSSGSDREKEKEREKRERIYEIRQVEREKESNKVYHPAPPKVIMATVERADKSSIVSQMERKFSQPSIIAVQKQSTASTSTNASPITGPATFRTHMAQKYEKERKRKSSASTELSQSTRREEETDGGDEWPLPAIPAPVPAPPSIKSPATACFTYNRVPWRLRVRKEVFHPNESIGPPIALDLLFAQVVSDVFGITPCLRISPQEKSVAVSMLNGHGVTVETICNQNVRALVKRHLIDMARAWPLYFARLFAVQGAPQYPDVSIMGISHNGIYLARRDAEYLIVVQSISLSEIQNAITLPRPASLQLNLRSGEHLALHAARTASIQAMITTFIQEYRKSQSKASTLSSGARAAAQTLNVPIERLESRQSNHREHGNAVNNHNDAAAMTSSSVHEINMEKSVAMQHGRHSVDAEVDVHQDAHHIMDSEAELTAINVDRHQFTKQAGYPHPVRKISSNQQHVQQQQQQQQQHLDANYLTEEPNGSSGPSPSVTKYSLLQFAMQHFRNDQYPEGRVSNRDAVRDHADRKTPSYADLVKWQGTPIRMPLLRLPNDLAPLALECFECILRYCGDIPHDPELTEVKCVYTVLMHCHKYLALRDEVYCQLMKQTTANRSPCPDSAQRAWRLLSILAAYFGCSDALRPYLMEHLTSAASDRRRSCHGTAAVCLANLRKTARCGGRKNVPSVEEVTAVSAGRSARRQIYRLPGGAERVVNTRCSTVVADVIAELCALLSVDSEAEQQEFSLYCIVQGDAFTMPLAADEYILDVTTELLKSGQPFYLIFCRSVWHFPLKRDPAPTPLYIEVLFNQVAPDYLEGLLLELPGNGVPIAEIVRDMARIAALLHRAADLTHVPAMKEIKFLLPKPALGVREIRPAQWVSLVQSAWPQISGLTPGQVKAQFLTVLSAWPLFGSSFFAVKRIWAEEGPHVEDSNPMWRDLILALNRRGVLFLDPNTHETLQHWPFMEVISTRKVRSEDGALFLDMKVGNLMQQRVIRVQTEQAHEISRLVRQYITMAQISQRDKRELN